In the bacterium genome, AAGGCTCAATGGCGAACATGAGCGCCGCGGCAAACACGATTTTTTCCGGAAAAATCCGCCGGCCAAGGAGAAATACGAGTACCGCGGCGCCGGACATCACAATTGCCTGAATTGCCGCAAGGACATACCAGGAAATCCCAAACTTTACGAACGGCAAAAGTATCAGCGGATAAAGTGGCGTCCGGAAACTGTCGGGGCTCGGCGGCACGTCATAGCCCATAGAGTAAATGCCGTGGGTCAAAAGATTTTTTGCCGCCTGGATGTACGTGTAGCTATCGTGGTAGAGTAAAGAATTTTCATCGGAAAAGGCAAAAAGAAAAACAACACGCGTGAGGAGCGCAATGGAAAAGATAAGTATGGCGGCGCGTTTCATGAGAAACAAGGTTAGCCTTCGATAAACTCAGGCAATAAATTTTAACATTAGTTCCTGAGCCGGTCGAAGGACTACCTAAACGAGTCTCGCGTCGGGACCCTTGCCGAACTTTGCCGCCGCTAGCTTGGCTGCGTGAAGCAAGGAATCAAACGTACCCGCGTCGGTCCAATCGCCTTTCAAGATATCGTACGACATCAGCCCCTTTTGCACATACATATTGTTGAGGTCAGTGATCTCCAATTCGCCACGCTTTGAAGGCGCCAGGTTCTTTACGAGATCAAACACAGCCCCGTCATACATATAGAGACCGGTGGTAATGAGGTTTGACGTGGGCTTCTTCGGCTTTTCCTCAATACGTACGACTCTGCCTTTTTCAAGATACGCCACACCGAACCGCTCCGGATCCGGAACTGATTTCAAAAAAATCTTCGCTCCTTTTCCCTTTTTCGCGAATGCCTGCGCGGATTTCTTAAAATTTTCCTCAAAAAGGTTGTCACCAAGAATCACCATCAGCGAATCGCCATGCGCAAAATCAGCCGCGAGCGCCAACGCTTGCGCAATGCCTCCGGCGGCCTCCTGCACGGCATAAGAGAACCGCACACCATGCTCTTTGCCGGTGCCGAGCAAGTTCACAAAGTTGCCAGCATGTTCGCGTCCGCACACAACAAGAATTTCCGTAAGTCCCGCGCCGACCAGAGTGGACAGCGGATAATAAATCATCGGCTTATCGTAAATCGGCAACAAGTGCTTGTTGGTGACGTTCGTAATCGGCGCAAGCCGTCTGCCGTTTCCTCCCGCAAGAATGACTCCTTTCATAGTGGTATTGGTCCTATTGGACTTATAAGTCCTATTAATCCTATACAAGCTTCTTCGCAACCGCCTTCACCCAATCACCATTCTTTATATACCATTCTACGGTTTTTTGCAAGCCATCTTCAAAATTATGCGCCGGCTTATAGCCCAGTTCGCTCGCGGCCTTGGTGTAGTCAATAGCATAACGGAGATCGTGGCCCAGGCGGTCATTCACGTACGTGATGAGCGACTCGTCCTTCCCTACATGCCGCAAAATGGTTTTTACCACATCAATATTCGCCCGCTCCGCCCCTCCGCCGATGCAATACGTCTCACCGACCCGTCCCTTAGTAATGATCAGCTCAACGCCACGGGAATGATCCTCCACATGCACCCAATCGCGTACATTCACGCCCCTACCATACACCGGCAAAGGTTTCCCTTGAAGCGCGTAAGTAATCATCAGCGGGATAAGTTTTTCCGGCGTCTGATACGGTCCATAGTTGTTACTGCAATTAGAAATAGTGAGCGGCAATCCGTAGGTATGCGCGTACGCGCGCGCGAGCATGTCAGATGCCGCCTTGGACGCGGCGTAGGGGCTGCTTGGTTGGTATGGTGATTGTTCATTAAACTTGCGCGTATCATCCAACGCCAAACTGCCGAACACCTCATCGGTTGAAACATGGTGAAAACGCGCTACCTTTGCCTCAAGCGCCGCCTGAAGCAGCACTTGCGTACCCAACACATTCGTCACCACGAAGGGTGCCGCATCCGCAATGGAGCGGTCCACGTGGCTTTC is a window encoding:
- a CDS encoding sugar phosphate nucleotidyltransferase; amino-acid sequence: MKGVILAGGNGRRLAPITNVTNKHLLPIYDKPMIYYPLSTLVGAGLTEILVVCGREHAGNFVNLLGTGKEHGVRFSYAVQEAAGGIAQALALAADFAHGDSLMVILGDNLFEENFKKSAQAFAKKGKGAKIFLKSVPDPERFGVAYLEKGRVVRIEEKPKKPTSNLITTGLYMYDGAVFDLVKNLAPSKRGELEITDLNNMYVQKGLMSYDILKGDWTDAGTFDSLLHAAKLAAAKFGKGPDARLV
- the rfbB gene encoding dTDP-glucose 4,6-dehydratase; the encoded protein is MNTLMATKKEKKILVTGGAGFIGSNFIHYWMKHHPEDKIVNLDKLTYAGHLENLEAIAKHPNYAFIHGDICDPATVREAMKGADTVVHFAAESHVDRSIADAAPFVVTNVLGTQVLLQAALEAKVARFHHVSTDEVFGSLALDDTRKFNEQSPYQPSSPYAASKAASDMLARAYAHTYGLPLTISNCSNNYGPYQTPEKLIPLMITYALQGKPLPVYGRGVNVRDWVHVEDHSRGVELIITKGRVGETYCIGGGAERANIDVVKTILRHVGKDESLITYVNDRLGHDLRYAIDYTKAASELGYKPAHNFEDGLQKTVEWYIKNGDWVKAVAKKLV